The following DNA comes from Paraburkholderia phytofirmans PsJN.
GCCCCGGCGACACAGCAAAATAGGTCACACCGGCTACATCCAACAGCGGCTCGATTTGCCCGACCGGCACCGAACGCCGCATGTCGCGGATATGGTCCGGATTACCGTTCCACACCAGACCGACCTTGCGATTGCCCCGCGTGCCGGCCATATGCGCTTCGACCCGCTCACGCCATGTCTGCTCAAGCGCGGCATCAGCGCTTAAGTACGGCGCGCCCCATCCGGTTGCGTCGACAATGCCGAGCCGCAGTGGCAGGGTCATCAGCCCGCAATGAAAATCCGGCTGCGTCTCCAGACTCGTTTCGAGCGGCAAATCGGCGGGCAGCATGCGTTCGAATAGATGCCGCAAAGGTCCGTCGTGGCCGAAAATCACCCGGCCGCCCTCGCGCCGCGCCCGCTCGGCGAGCAGCGGCAAAAACCTCACCGCCCAGAGGCAATCGCCGTTGCCTTGCTCGCCGTACACCACGAGCGTTTTGCCAGCTAGCGATTCGCCCTGCCAATGCGCGCTGATCGCCGCGAGGGCTTGCTGCGCGTTGTTCAGTTCGCCCGCGGCAAACGCGATACGCGACTCGTAATGCGCCCAGCCTTCGGCAAGACGCCCACTGCGAATCTCGAGTTCCGACAGATCGAACAACGCATGGGCATTGTCCGGCGAAAGCATCAGCACTTGTCGCAGCAAGCCCTCGGCCTCGGCGAAGCGCGCCTGCTCCTTGATGCATAGCGCCAGCTTGTGAAGCGCCACCGGGTTGCCCGGCACGACGCGCACGGCTTCGCGCAACAGCGCCTCGGCCGCGGCAAAGTCGTCGCGCTGCTGAACGGCCGCCGCGCGCCAGATCAATGCGTTGGCGTCTTCGGCATGGCGCGCGAGCAGCAGGCCCGTGGCCGAGTCGACCAGCGCCCAGTCGCGCAATACGAACGCCGTTTGCGCAATGGTATGCAACAGTGTGGGTTCGCAGGAAGCATCGAGTTGATAGGCGCGCACCAGCGCAGCAAGTGCCTCGCGCTGGCTCGCCTTGTCGCGGCCGGCGTGTTGCAGTAGCGCCTGACCGAACGCCAGGCAGTCGCCGGCGGCGGCATCGGGCGCGGCGGCGCGCGCACGCAGGCCCGCGAGGGCGCTCGCGGACGGCCCGGAATTGAGATCGGTCATGGAGAGCACTGCCCACGCAGAACGGCTACAGAGGCGCTCGAAGCAGGCCCGTTAAGGCGCGCTCGCGGCGATCTTCGGCGTGCTGACGGCCACGTCGCCGCATTGCGCGCGATGACGCAGCGCATGGTCGATCAGCACCAGCGCGAGCATGGATTCAGCGATCGGCGTGGCGCGAATGCCGACGCACGGATCATGCCGTCCGAACGTTTCGACGACGACCGGTTGCCCCGCCTTGTCGATCGAGCGGCGCGGCGTGCGAATGCTCGACGTCGGCTTGATCGCGATCGACACCGTCACGTCCTGTCCAGTCGAAATACCGCCGAGCACACCGCCCGCGTGATTACCGACGAAGCCCTCCGGCGTCAATTCGTCGCCATGCACCGAGCCTCGTTGCGCGATGCTGGCAAAGCCCGCGCCGATCTCGACACCCTTCACCGCGTTGATGCCCATCATGGCGTGCGCAATGTCCGCGTCGAGGCGGTCGAACAGCGGCTCGCCGAGGCCGACCGGCACGCCGGACGCCACGACGTTAATGCGCGCGCCGATCGAGTCGCCGTCCTTGCGCAGCGCGTCCATGTACGTTTCCAGTTGCGGCACGATCTGCGCGTTGGGCGCGAAGAACGGGTTCTCGCGCACGTGTGCCCAATCGACGAAGGGCACGTCGATCTCGCCAAGCGCTGCCATATAGCCGTGAATTTCGGTGCCGAACTTCTCGCGCAGCCACTTCTTGGCAACCGCACCGGCGGCCACCGTCGGTGCCGTGAGACGAGCCGACGAACGGCCACCGCCGCGATAGTCGCGGATGCCGTATTTCTGCCAATAGGTGTAGTCGGCGTGGCCCGGGCGGAACGTGTCGGCAATGTTGCCGTAGTCTTTGCTGCGCTGGTCCGTGTTGCGGATCAAGAGCGCGATCGGCGCGCCGGTGGTCTGGCCTTCGAACACGCCCGACAGAATCTCGACCTTGTCTTCTTCCTGACGCTGCGTGACGTGGCGCGACGTGCCGGGCTTGCGCCGGTCGAGTTCGAACTGGATGTCGGCTTCGTTGAGCGCCATGCCCGGCGGGCAACCGTCGATCACACAGCCGATAGCGGGGCCGTGCGATTCGCCGAAGGTCGTGACAGTGAAAAGCGTACCGAGCGTGTTGCCGGACATGGGCGTCGTCCAAAGAAATGCGGGGAAGACGCTATTATGCCAGCCCCGTGGCGGCTGGACCGCGCCGCGCAGTCGCGTTGGCCGATCGGCCAGGATGTGTATAAGCAGGCATTCCGGCCGGACCACCCGGCTTGTCGGGACGCTCGCTGCGCCGTGCAGGATTGTTCGCATCGCCGCCGCTGCCCAGGTCACTCAGGCGGAGCCGCGCAAAACATCGCACGTCAGGAATTTCTGCGCCGATATTGCGCGCTACTTGCGCGATCGATTGGCGTTCTGGCGGCGCTGGCATTCCAGCATCTTGCGCCTGGCCGGCGTCCGCGCGGGCATCGTTCGATTTCCGTGACACCGCGCGCGCTTCACCGCTGCGGCCGCGCTACTTGCGCGCCCCGCGCAACTCGGTGACGATCTGCTGCAACGTCTCCGGCGTCGCCAGTTCCGGTTCGATCGGCTCGCCCACCGCCAGCGTGAGACGGCTCATGACGCCCTTCTGGATCGGCCGCGGCCAGCGCGCGTCGCCCGCGCGCGAAAACACGCTGCCCCACAGGCCGCGCAGCGCCATGGGAATGACCGGCGCGGGCGTGCGCCGGATGATCTCGGTGACGCCATGACGGAACGGATTCATGTCGCCGGTTCTGGTCAGCTTGCCCTCCGGAAAGATGCAGACCAGATCGCCCTCGGCAAGCGCCTGCGCGCAGCGCTCATAGGCGCGCGTCAGCACCTGCGGGTCCTGATGCGCCGGCGCGATAGGAATCGCCTTGGCGTGACGGAACACCCAGCCGGCAAACGGCGACTTGAAGATCTGGTGGTCCATCACGAAACGGATCGGCCGCGGGCTCTCGGCCATGATGACGATCGCGTCGACGAAACTCACGTGATTGCAGACCAGCACGGCCGCGCCCTCTTCCGGAATCCGCTCAGCGTGCACGAGGCGAATCCGGTAGAACGTGTGCACCAGCACCCACGCGATGAAGCGCAGCAGAAACTCCGGCACCAGCGAGTAGATGTAGGTCGCCACCACGATGTTGAGCAACGCAGTGACGAGGAAAATGGCCGGAATGCTAAAACCCGCCGAGGTCAGAGCGACCGCCATCAGCGACGAGACGATCATGAACAGCGAGTTCAGGATATTGTTCGCCGCGATGATGCGCGCACGGTGGCTCGGCTGGCTGCGGCTCTGGATCAGCGCATACAAGGGCACGCTGTAGAAGCCCCCGAACATGGCGAGCAGGAACAGATCGGCCAGCACGCGCCAGTGCGCGGGCCGCACAATGAACTCGCCGACGCTCAGCAGATGTCCCGGTAGCGGCAACGCATGGCTCGCGAAAAACAGGTCGATCGCGAATACGCTCATGCCGATCGAACCGAGCGGCACGAGGCCGATTTCGATGCGTCGCTTCGAGAGTTTTTCGCACATCAGCGAGCCGAGGCCGATGCCGATCGAGAAGGTGCCGAGCAGCACGGTCACGACGTCCGGATCGGCGGATAGCACATTCTTCGCGAAGCTGAAAAACGACGACAGGAAGATCGCGCCGACGAACCACAGCCAGGAAATCCCAAGCAGACTCAGAAACACCGTACGGTTCTCGCGCGCCAGCTTGAGATTGCGCCACGTCTCGCTAACCGGATTCCAGTTGATGCGCAGATCGGCCTGCGGCGCCGGCGTCACGGGAACGAAGCTCGACACCACGCGCCCCACCAGCGCGATCGCGACGCACGCGCAGGCCAGCACCACCGCGCCATGTTCGGCGAAACCCGCGCCCACGCCGCCGACGATTGTGCCGATCAGGATGGCCACGAAGGTGCCCATTTCAACCATGCCGTTGCCGCCGACCAGTTCCGCCTTCGACAGATGCTGCGGCAAATAGGAGTATTTGACCGGCCCGAACACGGTGGAATGCACGCCCATCAGAAACGTGCACAGGTACAGAAGCGGCGCGCTATGCAGCCAGAAACCCGCGCCGCCGATCAGCATCACGACGATCTCGAAGCTCTTGACGAAGCGCGTGAGCATCGCCTTGTCGTACTTGTCGGCGATCTGGCCGGAGGTGGCCGACAGCAGCACGAACGGCAGAATGAAGATGGCGGAGATCAGGAACGCCGCCGTTTTCGGATCGACTCCGGAAAAGCGCGCCGCCTGATACGTGACGAGCGACGTGAAACCGATCTTGAACACGTTGTCGTTCATCGCGCCGAGGAACTGGGTCCAGAAAAACGGTGCGAAGCGGCGCTGGTTGAGCAGCCGGAACTGGGATTCGTGCGCCTCGTGTTGACGCGCGGCGCGGCGGGCAGCAGGTAACGGACGATCGCTCATGGAGTTCCGGAAGCAGGCTAAAAGAACGACAGGTAAGAAAGTGCGATGCGCGGTGTCGCGTACGGGCGGGTCGCCGGGCGGCACGCGGTGCCGGATTGCAAACCCGCCACGCGGACTCGCACCGGCCCTGACGTCGAGCCGGCTACCGAACCGGACACAAGACTCCTCATAGGCCGAGCACAGCGCCGGACACAAAAAAAGCGCACGCTTTCGCGCGCGCCTCGACTGCCTTTTCGCGCTCACCGCAACGGCTGGCGCGTCGCAGTGAATCGCCGCGCATTAACGCGCCGGCTGCTGCTCCTGCTGTTCTTCCGGCCAGTCGCGGATATAGGCCTTGAGCATGCGGTTTTCGAAGCCCTGCTCTTCGACCACCGCCTTGGCGACGTCGTAGAACGAGATCACGCCCATCAGCGTGCGGCTTTCGAGCACCGGCAGATAACGCACGTGATGCTCGAGCATCATGCGGCGAACTTCGTTGACGTCCGTTTCCGGCGTGCAGGTGAGCGGATGGTCGTCCATCACTTTGCGGATCGTCGACGTGCCGACGCTGCCGCCGTTCTTGCTCAGCGTCAGCATGATTTCGCGGAATGTGAGCATGCCGACGAGGTCGCCATACTCCATTACCACCAGCGAGCCGATGTCGTGCTCGGCCATGGCGTTGACTGCGTCGTGCAGCGTGGTGTCCGGCGTGACCGTGAATAGGGTGTTGCCTTTGACTTTAAGGATGTCGCTGACTCGCATGATCTGTCTCCCGTAGTGCCCGCTAAGCTGGTAATGCATCGATGTCTTTCGATCCTAGCGGAAAGACCCATAAAAGGAAAGCGGCCCGCCCACCAAGGCGCAGCGGGCGTTCGCAGGTTCGAAGCCGTGCTTGCACGCGCACGCGCATCGGGAAAACCGCGCTTGATGCGCCGCGTGCCGGTGATAGGATGGCCGCCACTTTCACCTTTCGCGAGGCCGTCCGTGGCCTCGCCGCTCCGCATGTCCGCCAACCGTTTCGACACGCTTGCGCTGCACGCCGGCGCTGCTCCCGACCCGACAACCGGCGCGCGCGCCACGCCGATTTACCAGACTACCTCGTTTTCGTTCCGCGACTCGGACCACGCCGCGGCGCTCTTCAATATGGAGCGCGCCGGCCACGTCTATTCACGCATCTCGAACCCGACCGTGGCCGTGTTCGAGGAACGCGTCGCCGCGCTGGAAAACGGCGCGGGCGCGATCGGCACGGCAAGCGGCCAGGCGGCCTTGCATCTGGCCATCGCCACGCTGATGGGCGCGGGCTCGCATATCGTCGCCTCCAGCGCGTTGTACGGCGGCTCGCACAATCTGCTGCACTACACGTTGCGGCGCTTCGGTATCGAGACGACCTTCGTCAAGCCCGGCGACCTCGACGCGTGGCGCGCCGCGCTGCGCCCGAATACACGACTGCTGTTCGGCGAAACGCTCGGCAATCCGGGCCTCGACGTGCTCGATATCGCCGCCGTGGCGCAGATCGCGCACGAGCACCGCGTGCCGCTGCTGGTCGACTCGACCTTCACCACGCCTTATCTGCTCAAACCGTTCGAACATGGCGCGGACTTCGTCTATCACTCGGCCACCAAATTTCTCGGTGGCCATGGCACGACGATCGGCGGCGTGCTGGTGGACGGCGGCACGTTCGACTTCGAAGCCTCCGGGCGCTTCCCCGAATTCACCGAACCGTACGACGGCTTTCACGGCATGGTGTTCAGCGAGGAAAGCACCGTCGCACCGTTTCTTCTGCGTGCACGCCGCGAGGGCCTGCGCGACTTCGGCGCCTGCCTGCATCCGCAGGCCGCGTGGCAACTGCTGCAAGGCATCGAAACGCTGCCTCTGCGGATGGAACGGCACGTCGCCAACACGCGACGCGTGGTCGAATTCCTCGCCGCTCACGCGGCAGTCGAATCCGTCGCCTATCCGGAGTTGCCGACGCACCCGGATCACGCCCTTGCGAAACGCCTGTTGCCGCGCGGCGCCGGCGCGGTGTTCAGCTTCAATCTGCGCGGCGACCGCGCCGCCGGGCGCAGTTTCATCGAGGCGCTCTCGCTGTTCTCGCATCTCGCGAACGTAGGCGACGCACGCTCGCTCGTCATCCATCCCGCATCGACCACGCACTTTCGCATGGACGCCGCTGCGCTCGCCGCGGCCGGCATCGCCGAAGGGACGATCCGCCTTTCGATCGGCCTCGAAGATCCCGACGATCTGATCGACGACCTCAAGCGCGCGTTGAAAGCCGCACAGAAAGCGAGCGCTTCGAGCGCGCCGCACGGCGGCGCAGCCGCTGCGGCCGCCCAAACTCGCCCGGAGTCCGCATGATCCTGACCGTTCAAGGCAAACCTGCCTACGCCTACACCGGCGGCAAAGCGTTCGATGCGAGCCTGCCGACCGCCGTATTCATCCACGGCGCGGAGCACGATCACAGCGTGTGGGCGCTGCAAACCCGCTACTTCGCGCATCACGGCTTCAGCGTGCTGGCCGTGGATCTGCCCGGTCACTGCCGCAGCGCCGGCCCGGCGCTGACCACCGTGCCGGCCATGGCCGACTGGCTGGCAGCGCTGCTCGATGCCGCCGGTGTGCGGCGCGCCTTCGTGGCCGGTCACAGCATGGGCTCGCTGATCGCGCTCGATTTCGCCGGCCGCTATCCGGAACGGGCAACGCATCTCGCCCTGCTCGCCACGGCGATTCCGATGGCAGTCTCCGACGCACTGCTCGACGCCGCCTTGCACCGTGAGCCCGAAGCGATCGGCATGGTCAATCAATGGTCGCACTCGACCTTCGCGGCCAAGCCCTCCTGCCCCGGCCCCGGCTTCTGGCTGCACGGTATGAACCAGCGCTTGATGGAACGCGTCTCGGCAAGCGGCGAGCCGAACCTGTTCCACACCGACTTCGCCGCCTGCAACAGCTATGCGGACGGCCTCGCCCGCGCTGCGCAAGTGCGTTGCGCCGCACGCCTGATCGTCGGCCGGCGCGATGCGATGACGCCGCCGCGCGCCGCCAAAGCGCTCGCCGGCGCCCTGGCGCAAGCCGGTGTACCGGTCGACACGGTCACACTCGACGCCGGTCACGCGCTCATGTCCGAGCAACCCGACGCCACGCTCGACGCCCTCTTCAGCTTCGCCACCAGAGCGCCTCGCGAGGCCGGATAAAGGTCACGAGCCGTCACGATAACGGCGTAAAGAGCGGCGCGCCATCGGCCGAATGGCCAGGTTGCGCGCGTCGTCCGATAGCCGCACAATGGATCAACCCTGTCCTGTTTCGAGCGCGCGTGCCTGGCATGTTGGCGCACGCCGAAGCATCGGGAAGCGTCGCAATCCGGAGGCCGTGATGGCGCAAACCGCGCACACCGATCACTTCGCGAGTTTCGCGGAGTTTTATCCGTACTACCTGAGCGAGCACCGCAACACGGTCTCGCGGCGGCTGCATTTCGTGGGATCGCTCGGCGTGATCGGCTGTCTCGCCATGGCGCTCGCCACCGGCGACTGGCTATGGCTGCCCGCCGCCGTGATCTGCGGATACGGCTTTGCCTGGGTCGGACATTTCTTCTTCGAGAAGAACCGGCCCGCTACCTTCCGGCATCCGCTTTACAGCCTGATGGGCGACTGGGTGATGTTCAAGGACATCTGCGTCGGCAAGATTTCGCTGTAGCGATGCATTAGTTTTAGCGCCGACCAGTACGCACTCCGCGACTCAAGCAGCCTGATGCGGCATGGAAGGCGTGCCGGGTTCGCTCTGCTCGGCGCGCGCCGCGCGAGCGGCCGCGCGCGCCGCCAGCAATGCGGCAAGTGTGACTTTCAGCTTGTCGTTTTCCAGCGCCGCCAGCAGCATCTCGCCATCCACGCGGGTGGACGCCAGCTGGAGTTGATACTCGAGTTCCGCGCGGTCGATCACGAACATTTCGAACAGGCGCTCCACTGTGATTTGCGCCGGATTTGCCAGCAGCAGGAAATGCGGACGCAGCCCGTCCTCCTGCAAGCGCGCGATCCATTCGATCTCCTCGAGCTTTTGCAGCAGGTTGATCGTGGTGTCCATATCGCGCCGAAGCATCCGCGAAAGTTCGGGTACGGTGTAGCCGCGCTTACCTGCTTCACGCGCTTCCGAGAGGCGTGCGAGCAGTTCGAGCGAGTCGAACAGATTGCTGCCCTCGAAGGTGGGCCGGTGAAACTGGCCGATGCGAATGGCCGGCAACGCGGACGCGATCATTGCGCCCGCGAGCGTGATGAACCAGCACAGGTACATCCACACCAGAAATAGCGGCACGGCCGCGAATGCGCCGTACACCGCGGTGTAGGTCGGAATACGCCGCACGTAATAGCCGAAGCCGCGCTTCGCCAGTTCGAAGGCGATCGCCGCGGTCACGCCGCCAATCACCGCGTCGCGCCATTCCACACGGCAATTCGGCAGGTAGACGTAGAGAATCGTGAAAGCGACCGCAGTGAGCGGCAGCGCGGCGCCGGTAAGTGCCCACTCGATGACGGGCGTCATGCGCTGCGCCGCCGTGAAGGTCATGGACTGCGTAAACAGATACGACGATATCGACAAACTGACGCCGATCAGAATCGGGCCCAGCGTGATGATTGCCCAATACACCAGAATGCGCTGCGCGATCGGCCGCGCTTTGCGCACGCGCCAGATCACATTGAAGGCGGATTCGACTGTCATCATCGTCATCACGGCAGTGACAAACAGAAAGATCATGCCGATGGTCGTGAGGCCTTTCGCCTTCGACGCAAACTGATTCAGATAGTTAAAAATCTGACTGTTGAGCTGCGCTGGCATCAGATGGTCGGCAAGAAAAATCTGCAGCGACATCTGGAACGAAGCAAAGATCGGAAACGCGGTGAACAACGCGAACGCGACCGTCGCGAGCGGCACGAGCGAAAGCATGGTGGTGAACGTGAGGCTGCCGGCCACCTGCGGAATGCGGTCTTCGCTGCTGCGCTGCGCGGCAAATTGCGCGAGCCGTTTGAGCGTGTCGAGATCGAAACGCACCCTGGACAACAAACCCACCTCCTTGCTGCGTGCAACGGTATGACAGGACCGCGCGAGACCTGGCCGAATGGCTATGGGCGGCCTGTGGAGCGGACCCAGCCCCTATAATACCCGTTCACCGATGAGGCCTATGAAAGACATTCTCGTGCTCTATTACAGCCGTCACGGCGCCACGCGCGAACTCGCGCTGGCGATCGCGCACGGCGTCGACAGCGTTCCCGGCATGCAGGCGCGCGTGCGCACCGTGCCGGCGGTCTCCACCGTCTGCGAAGCGACCCAGCCCGATATTCCCGCCGAAGGCCCGCCCTACGTCGAACTGCGCGACCTCGAAGATTGCGCCGGTCTGGCGCTCGGTTCGCCTACCCGCTTCGGCAACATGGCGGCGTCGCTCAAATACTTTCTCGACGGCACCACGCCGCAGTGGCTGTCCGGCGCGCTCGCGGGCAAACCCGCTTGCGTGTTCACGTCCACAGGAAGTCTGCACGGCGGCCAGGAGTCGACTCTGCTCTCCATGATGCTGCCGCTTCTGCATCACGGCATGCTGATCGTCGGCATTCCGTACACGGAGAGCGCACTGAGCACCACGCAAACCGGCGGCACACCTTACGGCGCGTCGCATTTCGCGCGCGCGGGCAGCGCCGGACACGGCATCTCCGCGGACGAGAAGACGCTCGCCATCGCGCTCGGCGCACGCATCGCGCGCACGGCGGCATCCATGAGTGAAAGGCCGTGAACGAGCCGCACGCGCAACCGGCCGCCGCGTCTAACGCCCACACCGCAATGCAGGCGTCCACGCCTCCTACCGCTGCCCCCGTGCCGCGAAATCGCGCCGCTGCGCTCGGCGCCACCACTGCCCTGGTTGCGCTGATCGTCGTGTCCGTCGTGTGGGAATGGTGGCTTGCGCCGCTGCGTCCCGGCGGTTCGGCGCTCGTGCTCAAGGCTGTGCCATTGCTGCTCGCCCTGCCCGGTGTCTGGCGGCAACGGCTGTATACGCTGCAATGGGCGTCCATGCTGATCCTCCTGTTTTTTGCCGAGGGCATTGTGCGTGGCTGGAGCGAGCGCGGGCTGAGCGCGCGCCTCGGCTGGCTGGAAGCCGCGCTCTCCGTGGTCTTCTTCGTCTGCGCGCTGGCCTACGTCGCGCCGTTCAAACGCGCGGCGAAACGAGCGGCAAAGCAGGCTGCAAAGCAAGCTGCCACTCAGGCTGCAACCCAGCCCGCGAATCAAGCCGGAAGCGAGCCCGCCGACCACGCCAATCCGTCCGGCTGACAAAAACGCTCCGCCTCGCCCGACATTTCCGCCCGAATACGCTGACCGACCGACATGACCCAAACCGCTTTCCTCGCCGCCTGCCGCGACGCCATCGGCGCCGCGCAGGTGCTGACCGATCCGCACGACACTGCCCTGTACCTGACCGACTGGCGCCGCCGCTACGCCGGCGCGGCGTGCGCGGTACTCTGCCCGGCCACGCCTGACGAAGTCGCCGCACTCGTGAAGCTTGCTGTCGAACATCGCATCGCGCTGGTTCCGCAAGGCGGCAACACGGGTCTCGCCGGCGGCGCCACGCCGGACGCAAGCGGCGCGCAGGCGGTCATCAGCTTGCGGCGTCTGAACCGGGTGCGCGACATCGATCCGCACAACAACACGATCACGGTCGAAGCCGGTGTGATTCTCGCCGAGGTGCAGAAGCACGCCGACGAGGCCGGCCGCCTCTTCCCCTTGAGCCTCGCCGCCGAAGGCAGCTGCACGATCGGCGGCAATCTCGCCACCAATGCGGGCGGCACCGGCGTGCTCCGCTACGGCAACGCGCGCGAGTTGTGCCTCGGGCTGGAGGTCGTCACACCGCAGGGCGAACTCTGGGACGGCCTGCGCGGACTGCGCAAGGACAACACCGGCTACGATCTACGCGACCTGTTCATCGGCGCGGAAGGCACGCTCGGCATCATCACCGCCGCCGTGCTTAAGCTGCATCCGCGACCGGCCGCGCGCGTCACGGCGCTCGCCGCGCTCGCGTCGCCGCATGCCGCGCTCGACTTTTTGTCGCTCACGCAGCGTGTCGCCGGGCCGCTGTTGACCGGTTTCGAATTGATGTCCGATTTCTGCCTGCGGTTGGTCGGCCGGCATTTCGAGCAGATGCGCTATCCGTTCGCCGAGCCGCACGCGCAAGTCGTGCTGCTCGAACTGTCGG
Coding sequences within:
- a CDS encoding FAD-binding oxidoreductase, which codes for MTQTAFLAACRDAIGAAQVLTDPHDTALYLTDWRRRYAGAACAVLCPATPDEVAALVKLAVEHRIALVPQGGNTGLAGGATPDASGAQAVISLRRLNRVRDIDPHNNTITVEAGVILAEVQKHADEAGRLFPLSLAAEGSCTIGGNLATNAGGTGVLRYGNARELCLGLEVVTPQGELWDGLRGLRKDNTGYDLRDLFIGAEGTLGIITAAVLKLHPRPAARVTALAALASPHAALDFLSLTQRVAGPLLTGFELMSDFCLRLVGRHFEQMRYPFAEPHAQVVLLELSDSESEEHARELFERLMETALESGLVQDAVVAENLSQSRAFWNLREHIPLAQAEEGLNIKHDIAVPISRVGHFIEETDAAIAQAVPGARMVTFGHLGDGNLHYNVQAPEGVDAKAFLTQYQSPINQIVYDSVHRHRGSISAEHGLGQLKIDEAMHYKQDVEVQLMRAVKRALDPLNLMNPGKVLR